In Terriglobales bacterium, the following are encoded in one genomic region:
- the pepE gene encoding dipeptidase PepE, with protein MQTQLLLVSNSTVFGRGYLDHVAEELRELLRGVRRVLFVPYALFDMDAYAAKARARFAALGIALDSIHDVAPERRPAAVQQAEALFIGGGNTFRLLNALYCDDLLVPIRERFAQGMPYVGSSAGANVAGPTIKTTKDMPIVQPPSFDALGLFPFQISPHFLDPDPNSRHMGETQEERIIQFLEENTTPVVGLREGSWIVQCGEVAELRGPLPARTFRRGRDPFEAAPGTDLVRLLRS; from the coding sequence ATGCAGACCCAGCTCCTCCTCGTCAGCAACTCCACCGTGTTCGGCCGCGGATATCTCGACCATGTCGCCGAGGAGCTCCGCGAGCTGCTGCGCGGCGTCCGCCGCGTCCTGTTCGTTCCCTACGCGCTGTTCGACATGGACGCCTACGCCGCCAAGGCCCGCGCGCGCTTCGCCGCGCTCGGCATCGCGCTCGACTCCATCCATGACGTCGCGCCCGAGCGCCGCCCCGCCGCCGTTCAGCAGGCCGAAGCGCTCTTCATCGGCGGCGGCAACACCTTCCGCCTGCTCAACGCGCTCTATTGCGACGATCTGCTGGTGCCCATCCGCGAACGCTTCGCCCAGGGCATGCCGTATGTCGGCTCGAGCGCCGGCGCCAACGTCGCGGGTCCCACCATCAAGACCACCAAGGACATGCCCATCGTCCAGCCGCCTTCCTTCGACGCGCTCGGCCTCTTCCCTTTCCAGATCAGCCCGCACTTCCTCGACCCCGACCCGAACTCCCGGCACATGGGCGAGACCCAGGAGGAGCGCATCATCCAGTTCCTCGAAGAGAACACGACGCCGGTCGTCGGGCTGCGCGAAGGCTCGTGGATCGTGCAGTGCGGCGAGGTGGCGGAGCTGCGCGGGCCGCTGCCGGCGCGCACCTTCCGCCGCGGGCGCGACCCGTTCGAAGCCGCTCCCGGAACGGACCTGGTGCGGCTGCTGCGGAGCTGA
- a CDS encoding chromate resistance protein ChrB domain-containing protein, which produces MAEAIPTWLVLLFRLPSKQASGRVDVWRRLKRAGALPLGPGGHLLPDSPENRERFEWLAEAVRHYRGEASVLGVRTVGGLEPGALRARFVAARRADYARLLGDAKALARADARSRQAGLARLRKRMQEITDTDYFGGPMRERAEAALQQLAGGAPARVAPGKASRKGFTGRVWLTRPRPGIDRCSSAWLIRNFIDPKARFRFAGDAAAVPEAIPFDMYQPGGFGHRGDHCTFETLVSGFKLRGRGLRLLAEMVHDADLKDEKYGRTEAITIDRILKGWATAGMPDQELLDKGAELIGGLYRSLA; this is translated from the coding sequence ATGGCAGAGGCGATCCCGACCTGGCTGGTGCTGCTGTTTCGCCTGCCGAGCAAGCAGGCCAGCGGGCGCGTGGACGTGTGGCGGCGGCTGAAGCGCGCCGGCGCGCTGCCGCTCGGGCCCGGCGGCCACCTGCTGCCCGACTCGCCGGAGAACCGCGAGCGCTTCGAGTGGCTGGCGGAGGCGGTGCGGCACTACCGCGGGGAGGCGTCGGTGCTGGGGGTGCGCACCGTCGGCGGCCTGGAGCCCGGGGCGCTGCGCGCGCGCTTTGTCGCGGCGCGGCGCGCCGACTACGCCCGCCTGCTCGGCGACGCGAAGGCGCTGGCGCGCGCCGACGCGCGTTCCCGCCAGGCGGGGCTGGCGCGGCTCCGCAAGCGCATGCAGGAGATCACCGACACCGACTACTTTGGAGGTCCGATGCGCGAACGTGCGGAAGCAGCGTTGCAGCAGTTGGCGGGCGGGGCGCCGGCCAGGGTGGCGCCGGGCAAGGCGTCCAGGAAAGGGTTTACCGGGCGCGTGTGGCTCACGCGTCCGCGGCCGGGCATCGACCGCTGCTCGTCCGCCTGGCTGATCCGCAACTTCATCGACCCGAAGGCGCGCTTCCGCTTCGCGGGCGATGCGGCGGCCGTGCCGGAAGCCATCCCGTTCGACATGTACCAGCCGGGCGGGTTCGGCCATCGCGGCGACCACTGCACCTTCGAGACGCTGGTGAGCGGATTCAAGCTGCGCGGCCGGGGGCTGCGGCTGCTGGCCGAGATGGTCCACGACGCCGACCTGAAGGACGAGAAGTACGGCCGCACGGAAGCGATCACCATCGACCGCATCCTGAAGGGCTGGGCTACGGCCGGCATGCCGGACCAGGAGTTGCTCGACAAGGGCGCAGAGCTGATCGGCGGGCTCTACCGCTCGCTCGCGTAA
- a CDS encoding sulfite exporter TauE/SafE family protein, which produces MLLIVMALLTGLGVGMFAGLIGVGGGVIAVPLLVYAFGMDQKMAQGTSLVMLLGPSGIFAIMEYYRAGNVNLKVGLLMAVGVLIGAYFGGHWAQTLSNVALRRTFAVVLAAVAVKMFFQK; this is translated from the coding sequence ATGCTGCTCATCGTGATGGCATTGCTCACAGGGCTGGGCGTGGGAATGTTCGCCGGGCTGATCGGCGTGGGTGGCGGCGTCATCGCCGTCCCCCTCCTGGTGTACGCCTTCGGCATGGACCAGAAGATGGCGCAGGGGACGTCGCTGGTGATGCTGCTCGGCCCCAGCGGGATCTTTGCCATCATGGAGTACTATCGCGCGGGCAACGTGAACCTGAAAGTCGGGTTGCTGATGGCCGTCGGGGTGCTCATCGGGGCCTACTTCGGCGGGCACTGGGCGCAGACGCTCTCCAACGTCGCGCTGCGGCGCACCTTCGCGGTGGTGCTGGCCGCGGTCGCGGTGAAGATGTTCTTCCAAAAATAA
- a CDS encoding ATP-binding protein, producing MPDERFPEWEFDPDSLRVKVDVTVAADLEHVNDVVDGVLGMMRAMQCGCGKEFEVETALRESLANAIIHGCKNDPGKSVQCTIACDEERGMLIVVRDPGEGFDPAQLPNPTQAENIFADHGRGIFMVNRLMDRVSHHAGGTEIRMLVKGGKPCAEADVFEKS from the coding sequence ATGCCCGACGAGCGCTTTCCCGAGTGGGAGTTCGATCCCGACAGCCTGCGGGTGAAGGTCGACGTGACCGTCGCCGCGGACCTGGAGCACGTCAACGACGTGGTCGACGGCGTGCTCGGCATGATGCGCGCCATGCAGTGCGGCTGCGGCAAGGAGTTCGAGGTCGAGACCGCGCTGCGCGAATCGCTCGCCAACGCCATCATCCACGGATGCAAGAACGATCCTGGCAAGAGCGTGCAGTGCACGATCGCGTGCGACGAGGAGCGCGGCATGCTCATCGTGGTGCGCGATCCCGGCGAGGGCTTCGACCCGGCGCAGCTTCCCAATCCCACCCAGGCCGAGAACATCTTCGCCGACCACGGCCGCGGCATCTTCATGGTCAACCGCCTCATGGACCGCGTCTCGCACCACGCCGGCGGCACCGAGATCCGCATGCTCGTCAAAGGCGGCAAGCCGTGCGCCGAAGCCGACGTCTTCGAGAAGAGCTAG
- a CDS encoding TIGR01777 family oxidoreductase, with amino-acid sequence MHIAVTGAAGFVGSALVPALVCDGHQLIRLRREPPAPGAPEVYWDPAAGPLPSLFEGFDAVIHLAGENIAGRWTSEKKRRIYESRVTGTRQVAESLAEMVKPPRVLVMASAIGYYGDRGDEALTEQSAPGKDFLAQVVQGWEAAAEPAERAGIRVVKLRLGVVLAKHGGALPRMLTPFKLGLGGNIGSGRQYWSWVTLADVVAAFRFALATEALRGPVNVVAPEPARNADFTQALGKALHRPTIFPMPAFAARLALGEMAEALLLASQRVVPAKLAAAGFQPQHPRLDEALARILSA; translated from the coding sequence ATGCATATCGCCGTGACGGGAGCTGCGGGATTCGTAGGGTCGGCCCTGGTGCCGGCGCTGGTGTGCGACGGCCACCAGCTCATCCGACTGCGCCGCGAGCCCCCCGCCCCCGGCGCGCCCGAGGTCTACTGGGACCCCGCCGCGGGGCCGCTGCCCTCGCTCTTCGAGGGCTTCGACGCCGTCATTCACCTCGCGGGGGAGAACATCGCCGGCCGCTGGACGAGCGAGAAGAAGCGGCGCATCTATGAGAGCCGCGTCACCGGCACGCGCCAGGTCGCCGAGTCGCTCGCCGAGATGGTGAAGCCCCCGCGCGTGCTGGTGATGGCCTCCGCCATCGGCTACTACGGCGATCGCGGCGACGAAGCGCTGACCGAGCAGAGCGCGCCGGGCAAGGACTTCCTGGCGCAGGTCGTGCAGGGATGGGAAGCGGCGGCGGAGCCGGCGGAGCGCGCCGGCATCCGCGTGGTCAAGCTGCGGCTCGGCGTCGTGCTGGCGAAGCACGGCGGCGCGCTGCCGCGCATGCTCACGCCCTTCAAACTCGGCCTGGGCGGCAACATCGGCAGCGGCCGCCAGTACTGGAGCTGGGTCACGCTCGCAGACGTGGTTGCCGCCTTCCGCTTCGCGCTCGCGACGGAAGCGCTGCGCGGCCCGGTGAATGTCGTCGCGCCCGAGCCCGCGCGCAACGCCGACTTCACGCAAGCGCTCGGCAAGGCGCTCCATCGCCCCACCATCTTTCCCATGCCCGCCTTCGCGGCGCGGCTCGCGCTCGGCGAGATGGCCGAAGCGCTGCTGCTCGCTAGCCAGCGAGTCGTGCCGGCCAAGCTCGCGGCCGCAGGATTTCAGCCCCAGCATCCTCGACTGGACGAGGCGCTGGCGCGTATCCTGAGCGCTTGA
- a CDS encoding zinc ribbon domain-containing protein, with the protein MFCANCGTKNADSAATCTTCGNTLARPVLALRREGDNLVIPIGASLPPYCVKCGQPSAGVVNRNFGWHQPWLYLLILFPGLLIYAIVATIVMKRQKIQVPLCDPHRQRRRMYLGIGWLLFLGCIPAGIWVGTSGPDMDGWGMLVGFGAFFASLVLFVLGSRVMAPKVITDVAGTYGGVSPAFLQYVEMQPQTAGAGR; encoded by the coding sequence ATGTTCTGCGCGAACTGTGGAACGAAGAACGCCGATTCTGCCGCGACGTGCACGACCTGCGGCAATACGCTGGCCCGGCCCGTTTTGGCGCTGCGCCGCGAGGGAGACAACCTCGTCATCCCTATCGGCGCCTCGCTGCCGCCCTATTGCGTGAAGTGCGGCCAGCCCTCCGCCGGCGTCGTGAACAGGAACTTTGGCTGGCACCAGCCCTGGCTGTATCTGCTCATCCTCTTCCCCGGACTGCTGATCTACGCCATCGTGGCCACCATCGTGATGAAGCGCCAGAAGATCCAGGTGCCGCTCTGCGACCCGCATCGTCAGCGGCGCCGCATGTACCTCGGCATCGGCTGGCTCCTGTTCCTGGGCTGCATCCCGGCGGGCATCTGGGTCGGCACCAGCGGCCCGGACATGGACGGTTGGGGAATGCTGGTCGGCTTTGGCGCATTCTTCGCCTCGCTGGTGCTGTTCGTCCTTGGCTCGCGCGTGATGGCGCCGAAGGTGATCACCGACGTTGCTGGTACGTACGGCGGCGTGAGCCCGGCGTTCCTGCAGTACGTCGAGATGCAGCCCCAGACCGCCGGCGCAGGCCGGTAG